The following is a genomic window from Neodiprion pinetum isolate iyNeoPine1 chromosome 3, iyNeoPine1.2, whole genome shotgun sequence.
atttcacCATTGTTTGCTGGCATATAAGCTGAAATGTTGTCCGTTGCCTTGGTCAGTTTGTTACTGAAATCGTCCCACATCTTTTCCATGTCAGGACCCCCGATCCTCATCTACAATTAAATCCATCGTTAAACTCTCCGTTCAAAAATACCTCAATTTCCACATATCATGGTACACATCTATTAATTTTTCCTGAAAAACCACGTACCCAACAGACCAAAATTTCATGCAAATGCCAGTGTTCACAAAGTATTCAATGAACGAATATAACTATGTACTGATACAGTAATACAATTAATATGGACTCGAGGAAACAATTGGCGGAAAGAATATAGTCGTGTCAGTCGAACAATTGTGCGAATCTACCATCAAGTTGTAAGTTCAGAGGTCATAGTACTCTTGCTACGTATGCAGTTATTTCATTAGAGTTGTTATCGTTGTTATGACCGCGTCTATCGAGTCCATCATTGATATTCATGCTAGGCTCAGTTTTCGCAAAGTCATCGTAAATTATGGATTCGAGAAAGGTCGAAACATTATTCACAAATTTGCAACGTAATTGGCACGTCTTATCGTTCCAAGATTATTAGGCGTAAGCTTTTTTGGAATTAGGTTAATTGGGTTGCttatgaaataataaacataattCAAGTTTTAGTTACACAGTTGTTACACATCCCAACTCCAGAAATAatggtatgaaaaaattcttactcTGTGTACAAATTGGACCAGAGTTTCGAGAAACAGTTCCAAGTTCAACAGCAGTGTCTGTAAAATGAAGTTTTTATAAGGGTTTCGTTGTGTTTGAAAAGTTGAGGATTGAAAAAACGTTCAAATTCTTCGCAGATGGATGGATGAAGATGACCGAATGGAATTTTCTTTCAGCTTCACGAAACAACTTTCCTCGACGTGCTGAAATGTTATACGATCGCGATGTTCGATTAAGCTAGCACGCGTACGCTAAATTTTTACATGAGAAGAACATTCTCGCTCAAAGTAAGCAACCTCTTTTTCAATCCGCGTGACGAATTGTAAATGCCGGAcagtgaaaaattggaatcaGAATCGCGAGCCAAGTACAGGGCGAGCCTCGAGTGCCGGAGATCATTGCTAGATGTTCAGTTATAACTCACATCCTTGGACATCTGTTCGATGTAGCTCTGGACGTTGGTGACGAAGTCCGAGCTGCGCTCCTTCAGAGCTTTGACAACGGCGTCATGGTTGGGGCGAATCAGGACCTCGTGGAGGTCGGTACCAAGCTTCGCGATGTCGGTTTGAGCCTTGGTTATCAATTCGTTCACAGATACGGGGCTGGGAGCACCTGGTTGCGAGGGCACCGGAGAGCTTCGACACGCGCCGAGAGCCAGGGTGAAGACGAACGTCAGAGCGAGAGTCGAACACTGCATATTGCTGGTTTCTAGTCGGAACTGAGTGAACCAAGAGACTAATGCTGGACCCGAGTTTGCAGGATGCTTTTATAGGCCATCCTTATCGACAACGTGGAGGGCTAAGAATGCACTATCCTTAATAGCCCATAACCTGCGTGCCTCTTTGTGCCGAGTCACggtgtatatttttacaaagtaGAGTTCTAGATATATGGGATCGTTTCCGCTTTTCACTATCAATTTAACGACCGACCCTGTCACGTGAAATGGAAACAATCATGGTTCTCGTCCCGCAAACTCATTACGTGACGACTAATTGTCACGTACAAAGTACTGGTTCTGTGATAATGCTCGTTTGGGGTTGCCAAAGTCGTCTCTGAGCTCAGTCAAAAATGGAGTCGTTGAAAATAGTCGATTATACACAATCGACTTTCAAGTGATGActtttcgacgttttttcaACTAAATTTAGTATCTGTTGGTAAGAtagcaaataattgataaataaagtTCTTCTTTAGAACCCGTCCTAAAGTACCAATCAAAACGCTGtctttcaaaatattatttcgtCGTACATACTGGTTGTACGGTTAGTCGATAGTTGCTAACCGTCATTTGGTCATTTTCAACACGATAATATTTATGTCGACCTATAAAATATCTTTTATTGATAATTagtaaagattttcaaaaaattgactcaaaacgaaaattcactttcaaaGACGATTAGTcgattttgcaaaattcaaattcgatcgacAAATCGAAAGTTAGCTTTTCGCGTGACTTTTCCATTCCTATGATCGGTCAGTTAATAAGGGAAGATAGTTCaacttgtaaataataaaaaaatcggaCT
Proteins encoded in this region:
- the LOC124215523 gene encoding uncharacterized protein isoform X2; translation: MQCSTLALTFVFTLALGACRSSPVPSQPGAPSPVSVNELITKAQTDIAKLGTDLHEVLIRPNHDAVVKALKERSSDFVTNVQSYIEQMSKDMRIGGPDMEKMWDDFSNKLTKATDNISAYMPANNGEISQLVSKFLGGSGATVKQSESATKSTKEKVNPIKTGIAQLVKKVESTTETTNGAVDLTYKNIPKLPKKVVEITAGAAKDLISEIKDKSLKFTL
- the LOC124215523 gene encoding uncharacterized protein isoform X3; its protein translation is MQCSTLALTFVFTLALGACRSSPVPSQPGAPSPVSVNELITKAQTDIAKLGTDLHEVLIRPNHDAVVKALKERSSDFVTNVQSYIEQMSKDTLLLNLELFLETLVQFVHRMRIGGPDMEKMWDDFSNKLTKATDNISAYMPANNGEISQLVSKFLGGSGATVKQSESTTETTNGAVDLTYKNIPKLPKKVVEITAGAAKDLISEIKDKSLKFTL
- the LOC124215523 gene encoding uncharacterized protein isoform X1, with amino-acid sequence MQCSTLALTFVFTLALGACRSSPVPSQPGAPSPVSVNELITKAQTDIAKLGTDLHEVLIRPNHDAVVKALKERSSDFVTNVQSYIEQMSKDTLLLNLELFLETLVQFVHRMRIGGPDMEKMWDDFSNKLTKATDNISAYMPANNGEISQLVSKFLGGSGATVKQSESATKSTKEKVNPIKTGIAQLVKKVESTTETTNGAVDLTYKNIPKLPKKVVEITAGAAKDLISEIKDKSLKFTL